One genomic region from Vicia villosa cultivar HV-30 ecotype Madison, WI unplaced genomic scaffold, Vvil1.0 ctg.001210F_1_1, whole genome shotgun sequence encodes:
- the LOC131634025 gene encoding uncharacterized protein LOC131634025, translating to MKSEKRRVGCEKKAIWDELQRTFEIPDDRRRYILSLAGKRYRGWKSFLTNTYLKDKDGNFLEEAPGRPKKYEIFIDEKDWAEFVKQRDEEFRKRSATNSARASKPAYPYKKGRLGYARLEDKILEETKSEETSLPVHVLWKEARVGKNQAVDPDVHRVYTECETLSQSVSTGEGSVLSRALDSPEYPGRVRGKGHGVTQTSFYKSPRRRSNLTNEEVLQKLQELQAQVSELQRDKDMYMREKCNTSSVKETSDKASINCQRKFPEGISSCQLYLSSPNYRLVGKGKVHNTLGDLLHHRPLPDGHLKVSVDVVLDHDAMLPVPDMVSETTLLRDAIGSFVAWPSELITISDETAPIKPAIKGKGILQEEESVASLKEASARESQQVTQQVRSVPPTGPPKIAAKKGGAFVARYRTTLATMVDMSDLKDGALREINMDESVFGIEFKSHIAIDDLEEIFTHEQLGVGNMHSYIRLLYDRVLRGTVLSNRFRFVSSAHCSGMAIASEPESVRQLLVDRFMSTSNSESLHLWAYNTRPVGAHWLLLAINPIREVVYYLNSVNGDWTNYPAMKEIVDLSI from the exons atgaaatctgaaaagcgaagagttggatgcgaaaaaaaagcgatttgggacgagcttcag aggacttttgagataccagatgatcgtagacgctacatacttagtttggccggcaaaagatatagagggtggaaatcttttttgacaaacacctatcttaaggataaagatggaaactttcttgaagaggcaccgggacggccaaaaaagtatgagatcttcattgatgaaaaagattgggctgagtttgtaaagcaaagagatgaagaatttcggaaaaggagtgccacgaatagtgcgagagcatccaaacccgcgtatccatacaaaaaagggcgtttgggatatgcacgcttagaggataaaatt ttagaggagactaaaagtgaggaaacttcacttcctgtacatgtgttgtggaaggaagctcgtgtgggcaagaatcaagctgtcgatcccgatgttcatagagtttatactgaatgt gagaccttgtcgcaatcggtatccaccggtgaggggagcgtacttagtagagcactagattcTCCTGAGTATcctggtcgggtgaggggtaagggtcatggtgtgactcaaacctctttttacaagagtcctaggagaagatcaaatcttaccaatgaagaagtgttgcaaaagttgcaggaattgcaagcacaagtctctgaattgcaaagagataaagatatgtatatgagagaaaagtgcaacacttcatcggtgaaagaaactagtgataaggctagtatcaactgtcaaaggaaatttcccgag ggcatttcatcttgccaactatacttatcgtcaccgaattatcgactagttggcaagggaaaagtgcacaacactttaggagatttacttcaccatagaccgctcccggatggacacctgaaagtatcggtggatgttgtattagatcatgatgcgatgctaccggtacctgacatggtctcagagacgacattgctgcgagatgcaataggatcatttgttgcatggccctcggagctcattaccattagtgatgag actgctcctataaaacccgcaattaagggtaaagggattttacaggaggaggagtctgttgcatcactaaaagag gcatccgctcgggagtcacaacaagtgacgcagcaagttcgtagcgtaccacccactggtcctccgaagatagcggcaaaaaaaggcggtgcttttgtggctcggtaccggacgacgctcgcaacaatggttgatatgtccgatttgaaggatggtgctttacgtgaaatcaatatggatgaaagtgtcttcggtattgaattcaagtcacatattgcaattgatgacttggaagagatttttacgcatgaacaactaggcgtcggtaatatgcactcatacatccg gttgttgtatgacagagtgttgcgcgggactgtattgtctaacagattccgtttcgtgtcttccgcccattgcagcggaatggcaattgcttcggaaccggaatcagttagacagctcttagtcgatagattcatgtccaccagcaattcagaaagtctgcatctttgggcgtataatacccgaccagtagg agcacactggttgttgcttgctatcaaccctataagagaagtcgtgtattatctgaattcggtaaatggtgactggaccaattatccggctatgaaggaaatcgttgattt atcaatataa